In Glycine soja cultivar W05 chromosome 10, ASM419377v2, whole genome shotgun sequence, the genomic stretch TCTCGCACTTCTTTTTCATCACAAGTTTTTCACTCACTTGGAACTCAGAGAAAAATCACTCTTTGTCTCTCTCCCACTTCCAGGGTTGTTCAACTTGGGAAAGTGGCGCATGAATCCCAACCTGGGTCTGAAATTTTCAGATCTCTTACTTTAACAGGTTCTGTAATAacctcctattttttttttctttttttgctcccCCATGCGGTATTATGTGTATACGATTGCTTAAGTGACCTATGTATGACAatggtatttttgtttgaaatttgaaatacaacttCTCCAGTAATGAAATTTGGCTGAATTTATAAAGGAATTTATAAAACTGAGGGACCAAATGtgcgaattaaattataaggggaccaaaatcaaaattggagtaaaattaggggaccaaaaatacaattttacctacaaaaaatgaagcCTTTGCAGGGAATTACTCAGACGTTGACACGTGGCATTGACACGTGACATTGACATGTGACAGTCACACATGGTAGTCAACGTCTGAGATTAACGGTCAATATCCAAATCTGGCTTCCAGGACCAATTTTACAGGGATTTATAAAATTGggggaccaaatttgtgaattaaattatagggagaTCAAATACGAAATTGGAGATAAATTGGGGgaccaaaagtgcaattttgccttattattattattattttgtggaAATTTTAAGGAAATTAATGTTACGATATTCCTGTGATGTGGCTATGTATAGGTAATGTAATCTCAATGTTAGAATTAAAAGGAATTTGAATTATTgaagaattttgtatttgagtaCTTAAAGGGTTTGTTTATTTGTGTTTGAGCAAATTACGACAAATTTTCCTTAGCTTTTGTCAAATTATACATAATCTTACCTTTTTTTTCAtacatttttaagtttaaaagtaTTACACTACAAGAGTCGAACGTCTgagttttacattattaatacgACGCTTTAACCAACTAAACTAATAGtcaaattatgttataaaataaataatgttatatataatagtaaaatttctaatgtatatttaatgcgcatgtaaatttaaataataatttttgtgacaattaatttgatataactTATATGATTAACtaatttgtatgttttttttaatttattaataaattaatttttgaaatagtaaatgttttttatttataaaaaatatacggattatataattcatatgagttatattaaaattaattgtcataatttattatttaaatttacatgcgcattaaatatacattaaaaattttattattatatataacaacattatttattttataacataattgacctaTGAGCTTAGTTGGTTAGAGTGTCAATTATACGGATCACTTGATTCGTATGAGTTATACAGACTACCTGATCCGTATGAAGGACATTTTGGGAAATTTGTTTTCTATGTTGGGTGCACAAGCAATATGTTTGGTGCATTTACCAACATCCCGAATGTAATGGTTAAAACAGTAGGGAATGCTTGAGTAATTACACTCTTTCAAcatttccttaaattttacACTAAAACCTTTTACAAGGAATGTGTGCCTAATGGTTAAAAAAGCAGAGGATGCTTGTgtaattacataaaatttaaggaagtgttgttttaatttgttttgtgttcttatttcttgtttttgatttctatttttacattttaattaaaaatctggtactttgtttttaatttgttttgtttactCTAAATAGACACAACTAAACCCTTaattatgaaaatcaaattgtTATGGCAAATGAGAGAATAAATGAAtagagtaaattacactaaTAACTCTCTAGGGTTCAGgatattacattaatttttactactttttaacatttataataacTAACCTTATAAACGAACACAGGTAATAATTAAGAGAGTTACTGTAATGTATAATGGGTGCCAAtgcatatttttcaaataattgagGGGAGATAGTGTATGAATAGAAAAAGTAAGTAAAAATTGTGTAATCTCACCAAATTTTAGGATTGATTAGTGTAGTttacttcataaaaaaataaaaataaaatggtttGGCTAATTTTAATATACCTACTTAGTtgtaaaaaagattttatttctttttagatAATGAGTACAAAGAGTCTCAAAACTTGTTAAATGAACATCTCTTTATATCCTAACCTACAAGATAAATAAACGGTTCATAATCTAATGAAGTacaaaaaaaataggttgtCCATATCACAGTCAGGGCTCTACCCCTACATTCCAAAATGATGGGAGTTATTATTGGTCCCATGCAAATTGCTCTTGGCTCTTACCAAGggattgataatttttttaatttcaaaattatccttCCCATGGAACTAGATTCCGTTGAATAAAATGTataacaaaatcataatttcattattatacTGTTtttgcaccccccccccccccttattACGATAGAATCGTGATTCCGTTATAAACATAtacaatgtatatttttttcctccccagttttaatattttttggaaaCTCCCTTAACACAATGAAATCAAGATTTCGTTACGTAACGTTTTCACATTACAATgttgtgataaaaaataataataatgaaatcatCTACCTCTGCTACCCTTGCCACCATCCTTGGCCTTGGCAGCTTTCTTCCTTTTCCTCTTCGAGCTACACCTAGCTTCGAATCCCTCCTGCTACAATTGTAGAGCTTGTTGTATGATTTGATGATGACTCATGCCCTTTGACACAACTCTGAGGTCCAACAAGCTTTGCATAGTGCCTGATGCCATCTAGAATTGATCTTGCAAGAACAATTATAAATAGTAAGTACTTTTGAAGTGATAATTTAGGGAAAGATATTAACAAATCCAATTTGAATTACTTGGCAAGAGTAGTCTCCACCTGGTACATAGTCTACTAATGCTTGCCCAAGCGGTAATTGTATTGCGATGGGCGGTAAACTTAAAGGAGCACATGGTGGTTGTCCCTCCAATGAAATGGCATAAGGGTGAGAAACCTTGTAAAACCAAGGTAGATAGTCAAAAGTGCAAGCCTAAGGACCCCAAGTGGCACAACATCACCAAGAGGAATAACATGTTGTTGCCACTCAGCCTACGTCATATCACAAAGTTGATACATAGGATGGGGAGGTGGATGGCGTGGAATGCTCTGTACATGACCAAACTGCCTCAGCACCCTCTTCGTAAGATAAGGTCACATGTTAGTCTTGCATCTGATGAAGCCAGAGAAAATGGCCTCTTGTGCGAAAGGCCTGACACCCTTGTGGCGCTCATAAGGACACTAGATGACAACATCCATCTACAAGTCATCCAGCTTGTCCTTGATCAGAAGAGCATACATGTAACCTCTCACTGACTTCCATCTACTAACTATTGAGTCATCCAAAGCATTAGTTGCTCTGAATAGCCAACACTGGGCAAATGGGCAAACACCTAtgacttaaaatattaaaaaaaataactatagtaataaagaaaataataataaaaataatcacaatACTAGAATAATTTACATACCATGAGTAACATCGTATAACCTCCAACTTCTTATTAGTCTATTGGCTCGTAGAGGAGAGAAGGTTGTATAGGTATGACAGTGTAGTCACTCCCCATGCGTAATCATGGCAAGCATCCAAGTTATTGAGGTAGAGGAGGTAAGCGACATGAATGTGAGTTGAGGACTTGTCAGCAAGTATCATACTATCGACCAAGGGCAAAAGATAAGTCGTGGCAGCCCACATGCATGACCCTAACGCGACGTTCCACTGATGCAACTCTGCCAGCCACGTCAACTTCACCCTGGCACCTGCGATTGTTGCCTCTATAGTCTCTTCCTCAGTTGGAATGCCAAGGCGAGTCATCAACAGAATCTTCATCATGACTCTGTCAAAGGTGGAAAGGACATCATTAATGAGCTTGCTTGTCATAGGCAAATGCAACAAATAAGACACATCATCTAGAGTGATATACATCTCTCCGATAAGCAGGTGGAATGAAGACGCCTCCtagtgccacctctccacaaaggCATTCATGAAGCCATTGTTTGTGGTAGGATATTGCATCATAACTAGGCCTGCTAACCCTAACCAGTCCATGTAAGCCATCACTGTCGACTTAATAGGGAGTGGTAGCACCTAAGCACCGTGCCTGACAAGCTTCAACTATAACTGTGCCTCACAGATCCATACATGACTTACATAGTAGTCCTTGTAAGATCAAAGCAAGGACAAATCAACTGGACCTCCTCCAAATGGAGGTCCAATGATCCTATCAACAAATGGACTTGCCTATGCCTATGGCTCTACCTCTGGCTGGGCCTCTATTGGTTGTTGTCGTTAGTCACTACAGACGCAATTAGTCTCTAACACCTCTCTGTAGCGTCATCCCCTTCATGCGAGGTTCCCTTATAGGAGGGGTCACATCCAACAATGTATGTTGTTCGCTTCATGCGAACCATTAAAAGTCTGAAATAAAACTCAAAACATTaaattagtaataaaaatatgataatgaaaaggaaaaaaatattaaactattaataaaaataataacaaaaagaaaaaacattaattaataaaaatagcaacaaaaagaaaaacattaaactattaatgaaaataaaaaaatttaaaacattaaactctcaataaaactaagaaaatgaaataaaaacattaagaccacaacaaaattacaatttcgttaTGTGTCTTGCCAAAACACAACGGAATTGTGAGTTCGTCGTGTGTTATACCAAAACACACaacgaaatcatgattttattgtgtTTTGGCAAGAGATTCCATAGTGTGTTATGCCAAAACACATAACAGAATCACAATTTTGTTATGTGTCTTGCTAAAACACATAACAAAATTGATGAAACAAACAATAGAGGGTTGGGAAGAGTTTTTTAGGGATGGGGTTAGAGAAGGAGGAAGGAGGAacttgaagaagaaagaaggaggaaGGGGAAGGAGGGTGCCAAGAAGGGGAAGGGGCGTGGGCAGGAGGGAGGGAGAAAAGACTTTTCCTCTCTAGGTAGGGCCCAAGAGCAAATTATACAGGGGCCAATAGTAATCCTCCAAAATGATTAGCCTCGACCTTGTACTTTTACTATAGACTTCAATATTTACCTTAAATTTTGAGTCCCAATTGGTGAAACTTTTTAACAAcccattttattcttttaatttcaaactattattaatctttttattaatttctaagtttcattattattttaatattgtggtcattttattagaaaaacttgaattttggttaaaaatagTTTCAGTGGTTGATTAAGAAAAGtacaataaatgaaaaataattaaatttatttaatcaatttaattaactaCTATGTTTATTATGTTTGTTAGTTTAGATTAATCAACACACATAATGTTGGTGTCTTCATCGGATCACATACCTTGCGAGAAGGAAATTAAGTAGCAAATTCTCTAGCTAATCATGGTTTGATGTTGAATGgtcaattacatattttttattttgtttctgatTTTTTATGTAACATTATTGTAATGGATGTAAGTTGTATTGCGTTTCTCTGCAGTTTTTAATGTTATCTTGTTGGTGGTGTTCCcactcctatatatatatatatatacaaacaaGGCCCTGACTACTTTTTCTCTGTCCTGTTGACACCTGTCCAGTTGTAGGCCTTCTTTTGCTCATCTTTTGCTCATTGCCGTGTTTAATGCTTCTTCTTTCCTCATTCTTGTGTGTTGCCACCTGTCCTGTTGATTGCTCACTTCAGTGCACGTGTGTTGTCTCTTTGTTTATGTTcgtcctctttgtttatgttcgTCCGTCCTGTCCCTTTTCtgctttccattttttttcccatttcttCTTTTCGCATTTTCTGTGCTCACTCCGTTCACTATTTCTCTCCTTTGCACTTGCTTTCTGAACTTTTGGTTTGTGTTgcatttgctttttttttttttcggttaTGTGTTCATTGTCAGTTTAGCTTTTTTAGTTTCCTTTGGACTAAAGTGCTGAGAACATGCGTGAGCTTTGCCTGATTCTGATTTACATTGCTACTGTTTATGCCTTTCTGTTTGTTTTGATGCCTACAActgtttctattttgttttttttaaacaggTTTGCATGCATATGTTTGTTTTGGCCTTTATGTTcgtttgcatgcatgttttcaaaaacatttacctttgtgtttgttttttatgtgtatTGTTTTGGACTCTTCATTTTCCTTCATGTTTAAAGCTTTGCCTTTGTAGTTGGGTTTTTTTGTGTATATTTGCTTtgtactgaaaaaaaaaatatatacttgagctttttgtctcatttttattgtcatttagtTTCGTTGTATTTGGTTGTATATTGTTTAGGAATGAAAACAAATGTTGTCTCATTTTGGTTTTTGCTttggactaaaaataaatgtaacctTTGTCTCATTGTCATTCTCATTTTGATTAGTACTGTTTGACTTCTTCTATATCCAATCGTGAAGCTGtcatttgattcttctttttccaGGTTTGTGTATGGTTATTGAGTTTCTGTCCGTTTTCATTGTTGTGTTAAAATCTTTTATtacttttgtatttgtttttttttatttcctctgTTTTTGTCCATTTTTTTTCCCTGTTACCCTTTACTTTTTTGTTGGGCTTTACTGACGTGTGTTGCTATTTTCTTCTGTTATATGCAGGTTTCTATTTTCGTCCAACTTTTTTTGCCGGATTGCTCCTGTTTGCTGCTGTTTGCAAAACCAAAAAGGTTTGCTAATGTATGCTGTTGTTTTGTTCTTACCACGTTTTGAGTTATGCATTTCTGTTTGGTTGGGTTTTTTGCAATGACAAAAAGGTTTTTAATGTTGGTATTGTCCCAACTATTTGTTCCTGTTGAATGTGATTCCTATTTTCCTTGTATTAGTCTCTCTTTTTGTGATTCGTAATGGTCTTGATTATCTGTGTTGTAGTGATGTCTCGCAAAGAAAATCTGATATCTGAGTTACACACCATAAAAGGAACATGGAAAATAGATGTGCGTATCACTGATCTTTGGCAAGCTCGAAAGCAAAATAGTAAACAAACAATTGAGATGGTGTTGATGGACCAAACGGTTATTGTTTTGTTCTTCCTGATTGTTGTTATTACTAATTTATATTGTATGTCATGTCACTTCATTTTATGATTTAAGTGTTTCAGGGTTCAAAAATTGGAGTTACTCTCTGGCAAGAACTCTTCACTGAATTGCGGGACAAGTTACAGTGTGGTTCTTCTTATTTGATTCAGAACCTGAGGATTGTTGACAACCAATCTGAATACAGAGTCAGCCCAGCTCCATATTTGGTTTATTTCCTAAAAACTACATCTGTCAAGGAAATTCACCGTCCAGAAATTCCTTCTAATGTTTATCTCATAACTCCTTTTACTGATATAATCTCTGGCCTCGCACCACGCCATACTTTAGTGGGTctatttgtttagttttttgtttAGCCAACAATTTTATATGCATCTTTGTGTCAGACTAACATTTGTCTTGCCTGACTATGTTTGACAAGATATTGTTGGTGTCATTGCTGATCTGATCGATGTTAAGACAGTTAATCCCCCTCACAGGATGATAGTCAGACTCAGGGATAACAGGTTTTCAAATCTACTAATTTTACATATACATgtccttattattttatatgatgatATATGATATGATGAATGGGTTAGCAACAACTAACATACTGATTGTGATTGTTTGGTCATAGTAACTGCGACATTCTAATAACTGTTTGGGAGGACTATGCTATTAAGCTACATGATGCTATTGACAGAAACCTTCTGCTTCAGGAACCATTGGTTGTTATGTTGACCTTAGGTAAAATCAAAGATGCTACAGGTGTGTCTGGTGTTGGTTAGTCTTTATTATATAGATTGATTTACTCTGGGTAATAAATATGTATGTTGTTGATGGATATCATTCCAGACAAGTATCCCCTAAGGGTGCGGAATATCAAATTTGGATCTAAATTGTATGTCAACGCTAATATTACAGAGATACACGAATTTCGTCAAAGGTTTGTCATTAAATTTGCATTTTAACAGTATTGGTATACTGCAGCGTTTATGCTTTTTAGttcctttacattttttatacgCCTTAATGGTTGaactctaattttttatattgttgtcCATTCAATTTGTCTGTGCCATTTTATTCTGGTGGGATGATCAATGATAAAGATGGTTCTCAGTCCCAATCTAGCCAGAGTAATGTGGTGGAAAAATTTCTGCAGAATGCTCAAGTGGTCAGTATAGGTGAAATCAACAATCTCAGACAGGTTAATAGTTGAACAATGCTTTTGTTAATATGGCCTCTACCACATGTTTGTTTCCTCATCTATTATTCACCGTGTTATAGGATTGTTACTGCTTAACTGTTGGAACAGTTGACGAAATCATTATTGATGCTCCATGGAGTTATGACAGTTGTCCTAACTGTACAACGACATTTGATCCATCAAAAGGTGGTTCAGATTTCCGTTCTTGCCATACCAGTGTGGTCGACACAGTTCCATGGTTAGCCATGATCATTTTTTGTACTGACTATTTATTTACACGCTTTGCTGTTTTAGCAAATTTCCCTGAAATTTCTATGGATGTCAAGGGATA encodes the following:
- the LOC114371518 gene encoding uncharacterized protein LOC114371518, which translates into the protein MYITLDDVSYLLHLPMTSKLINDVLSTFDRVMMKILLMTRLGIPTEEETIEATIAGARVKLTWLAELHQWNVALGSCMWAATTYLLPLVDSMILADKSSTHIHVAYLLYLNNLDACHDYAWGVTTLSYLYNLLSSTSQ
- the LOC114371519 gene encoding uncharacterized protein LOC114371519, with protein sequence MRELCLILIYIATVYAFLFLFSSNFFCRIAPVCCCLQNQKVMSRKENLISELHTIKGTWKIDVRITDLWQARKQNSKQTIEMVLMDQTGSKIGVTLWQELFTELRDKLQCGSSYLIQNLRIVDNQSEYRVSPAPYLVYFLKTTSVKEIHRPEIPSNVYLITPFTDIISGLAPRHTLVDIVGVIADLIDVKTVNPPHRMIVRLRDNSNCDILITVWEDYAIKLHDAIDRNLLLQEPLVVMLTLGKIKDATGVSGVG